A region of the Myxococcus stipitatus DSM 14675 genome:
GCCCACGACCCAGCGCGCCTTCTCGAGCGGCGGCTCGTGCAGGGGCAGGAGGTGCAGCCGCTCCGCCAGGGCCTCATCGGAGCGCACCAGCTCCTGGACGCGCTTGGGCTCCGTCTCGAAGATGAAGCGCATGCCGCCGGTGCGCAGGGCGCGCACGGCCACGGGCGCCAGCGGGCCACCCAGGGCCGCGGGCAGGTCTCGGATGTAGACGATGGGGCAGGCGTGCCGCGCGAGGTGCGCGAGCAGCTCCTCGAAGCTCTCCGCGGCCTGACGCTGGGTGCTGCGCGCCAGGATGTTGGCGACGGAGACCTCCACCAGTCGTGCCTGGGAGAGCTCCGCGTCCACGCGGCCCTCGGCGATGCGGCGTGCGACCTCTTGCACGAGCGCGCTCTTGCCCACGCCCGGGTCGCCCGCCAGCAGCGGGTGCTTGCCGCCTCGAGTCAGCAGACCGAGCACCTCCGTCACCGCGGCATCCACGCCGTGGGCGGCCGGCAACCGCCCTTCGCGGGCCATCGCGGTCAGGTCTCGGTCGATGAGTCTTTCCTGGTCCTCGCTCTTCCTCGTCGCCATGTCTCGTCAACCGCCCCCTCGCCGGAGCACGCACTCTAACCGCTGAACCGCCGAGGTGAGTGTGCAATCCCGGCGAGGCAGCCGGATGCCCCTGGAGCGCGGGGCCGGACGGACGCGAGGTACGCGTCAGGGATACGGAGGAGGCGTGGGGGGCGGCGGAGTGGGCGGACTGCCCGGCTGCGCCGGGGGAATGGCCTTGAGGTACTCGTAGACGGCCCTCAGGTCCGCGTCCCGCATCTTCGAGAAGACGGGCCAGGGCATCACCTGGAGCAGGCTCCCGTCTGGCTTCTTGCCCGTGCGGATGACGGCCAGGAACGCCTCGTAGGTGAGCCCCATGGGGAGCCCCTGCGCGTCCGGAGTGATGTTCCTGGAGACGATGCCGCCGCCGAAGCTCCGGCCTCCGGCGAGGAAGTTCGCGGTGTTGGTCTGCTCGGGCTGACCCTGGAACGGGTCTCCTCCCGCCGCGAACTGTGGGCTGGTGTGGCAGTCGCTGCAGCCACCCTGGGCGTTGACGATGTAGCTGCCCAGGCCGACGAGGTTCCGGTCCAGGCCGGTGAAGTCGAGCGTCACCGGGGAGATGGCGAGGCCTTTCTGGATGCGCTCCTGGTCCTCGGGGCCCACGGTGGTCTGTGTCTGTTGATTCTGGGAGTCACTGGAGCTGGAGTCGCAGCCCGCCAGGAGTCCTCCCGTGAGAGCGAAGACGGCCCATCCCATCGCCAGCCGGCGACCCGTCCCGAAGTTCTTCATGTGTGCTTCCTTTCCATGCGCCGGGAACCCGGGCTGGGAGGGAGGCTAGGAACGGTGGGACTCGGGGCCATGCTGTGTGAGGGGGGTAGCCTGACGTTGCCCCGTGTACAGGGGCGGGGAGGCTCGGCCCTTTGGGGCCATTGGAACGGAAGTCGGAGGACTCGAACCTCAAGCCGGAAGGCCGGCTCGCACCCGGTAGCAGCGGGGCCTGGCGCCATCGCCAGTCCAACTTCCAGAAGGAAGACAGGGGACTCGAACCCCAAGCGCGTCATGCGCTCGCATCGTTTTCGAAACGGGCCGCCGGCCTCCGGCGTTGGTCTTCCAGGAAAAACGCCGGCAGCAGGAGGCTCCGCCTGCCGGTGCGCGGGGAGGTCCACGGGCGGGAGGCCCGCCTCTGGCAGACCTCCTCATCCCCCAGGGATGTCACATCCCGGGGTGGGGGACGGGAGCCACCTCTGGTGGACCCCCTTCACCCGAAACCTCACGTCTGCAGCTCCCCATGCCAATAGGTCACGTCCCGGAGGAACTTGGCCCACGACATGGGCATGCCCTTCTCGAAGATGAACGACAGGTGCAGCACGTCGGGCAGCTTCTTGGGCTTCACCGGCGCGCAGCGCAGCGCCATCTTGGCGTGCTCGGGCGTGCGGTTGCCCTTCTTCTGGTTGCAGGGCACGCAGGCGATGACGACGTTCTCCCACGACGTCTTGCCACCCTGGGCGCGAGGGATGACGTGGTCGTACGTCGCCTCGGCGCGAGAGACCTTCAGGCCGCAGTACTGGCAGCGGCAGTGGTCACGCATGTAGACGTTCTCGCGGCTGAACTTCACGCCCTTGGGGCCCTTGCGCTGCCCGCGGAAGAAGCGGATGACGGAGGGCATGCGAATCTCGACCGTCACCGAGCGCACGAAGCGGTCCTCGTACTCCTCGACCACCTCGACCTTGCCTTGGAAGATGAGCATCACCGCGCGCTGCCAGGAAATCCGCGCGACGGGCTCGTAGGACTGACTGAGGACCAGCGTCTCCATGACGCACTGCCTTTCGTGTGTATCCGCGGCGAGAGTCGAACTCGCACTGAGCCGGGTTTGAGCCGGCGGCCTCTCCCGTTTGGGCTACGCGGACGGACTTCGGGAGCTGCTTCGGACCGGACTTCGGTCGTTTGACTGCGACAACAGTGCCGGTGGCGAGGGTCGAACTCGCAACCTCCAGATTCTCGACCTGGCGCCTCTACCAATTGGGCTACACCGGCGATGAGGAGTGCACGCCCCGGGAATCGAACCCGGCGATGACGGTATGTGAGACCGTTGCCTTCTCCAGTTGGCTCTGCGTGCGGGAAGAGTTGCGGAGCAGGGAGTCGAACCCTGGTTGCCAGGCTTATGAGGCCCGGTGGGGCACCAGCCCCTCCCCGCAGGAAGATGTGAGACGTGTGTGCTCCCGACAGGACTCGAACCTGTGACCGTGCGCTTAGGACGCGCCTGCTCTGAATCCACTGAGCTACGGAAGCGGATGACACGGATGAAGCGAGTGCCCCTGGCAGGGATTGAACCTGCGACCTCACGGTTCGGAACCGTGCGCTCTCATCCACTGAGCTACAAGGGCATGAAGTGGATCCGCCGGGACTCGAACCCGGAACCCCTCGGGTGCAAACCGAGTGCTCTCCCATTGAGCCACGAACCCATGTGACGACCGCGTGCTGCGTGAAGTGCCCCCGGTCGGGTTCGAACCGACGACCTCTGGTTTACGAAACCAGCGCTGCTGCCAGCTGAGCTACAGGGGCGAAACGAGCAGGCCGCCAGGGAGTTGAACCCCGCGCGCTCGGATTTGGAGTCCAAGCTGCTCCCGGAGCGCGGCCTATGTGAGTGAAGGTGTTGCGGAGTGCCGACCCTCGGAATCGAACCGAGTCCTCCCGCTCTTCAGACGGGCGCGCGGACCACCTACGCCAGGTCGGCAATGATGAAGATGAGGCCAGTACGGGAGTCGAACCCGTCCCAAACGGTTTTGCAGACCGTTGCCACCCCCGGGCGGAACTGGCCATGACGTGTGACATGAAAGCTCTCCAAGAGAAACACTGCGCGAACTCGTTCTCGGCGTCTCTCTAAAGAGTGCGACGAGAAACATGAAAAACATCCTGGGGTTAGATGAAGTCAGGAAATTTCGGGGCCCGATTGGTGGGCCGCGAACCTCTGTAGACAGGCTTTGCTCGTGCTCCTTCTGAGTAAGGTCTTGCCGGTCTCATTGTGCGATGGCTCGTGATGCGATGTGGCGGCGAGCACCAAGCTACGTGCTTGAGTATGGGGACGCTGGGAGTTGAACCCAGCGGGCCCTGTCGGGCTCGGGCTCTACAGGCCCGCGCGTCTTCCCTAACGCTCTACGTCCCCTGAGGGAGCAGGAGCCCTGAAAGCCGAGAGGCCAAGTCCCCTGGATGGGAGCCCGGCCTCTGCGTGGCTTGGCGCGCCGGTGAAGGAGCGCGAGCTTCAGCAGGGGACGGGCGGAGGGCCGCCACGCCGGTCAAAGCCCGCGGGGGACTTAGAGGCGAAGCTCACAAGGGAGCA
Encoded here:
- a CDS encoding HNH endonuclease, which translates into the protein METLVLSQSYEPVARISWQRAVMLIFQGKVEVVEEYEDRFVRSVTVEIRMPSVIRFFRGQRKGPKGVKFSRENVYMRDHCRCQYCGLKVSRAEATYDHVIPRAQGGKTSWENVVIACVPCNQKKGNRTPEHAKMALRCAPVKPKKLPDVLHLSFIFEKGMPMSWAKFLRDVTYWHGELQT